The following are encoded in a window of Puntigrus tetrazona isolate hp1 unplaced genomic scaffold, ASM1883169v1 S000000373, whole genome shotgun sequence genomic DNA:
- the slc4a5b gene encoding electrogenic sodium bicarbonate cotransporter 4 isoform X3, with translation MTSEGEERRSRTRDQNLISSDTDRCSSRRSSQHYFCNKMDHDWHGSRRSGHRSRHNDDEDESVYIGVPVPRSYRRKRRHHRHTSRHSHDRDGRDRHHNRHEHPNREEPCDPDEGEQDSNELSDINSTMSPAAERLRHILREEDEPTPTLFTEMDTLQHEGGEMEWKESARWVKFEEKVEEGGERWSKPHVSTLSLHSLFELRTCLQTGCILLDLEGYSLPQIVDDIIEKQVQEGLIAPEIREKISFVLLRKHRHQTKKPIHRSLADIGKSSPSNRSPSPSPRSGSGFHRSTEDLRARQSGGLSKLHPSQCRSMNDISVTPSTDQLKNKFMKKIPRDAEASNVLIGEVDFLDKPFVAFVRLAQAATLGGLTEVPVPTRFLFVLLGPNGKTKSYNEIGRAMATLMVDDLFSDVAYKARDREDLIAGIDEFLDEVIVLPPGEWDPKIRIEPPKKLPSAEMRKSVFSLNELGQANGNAGGGPVSAEDEEMPAPHELGEELKFTGRFCGGLWLDIKRKVPWVLSDFYEGFHLQSVSAVLFIYLGCITNAITFGGLLGDATDNYQGVMESFLGTALAGAVFCFFSGQPLIILSSTGPILIFEKLLYEFSINNDIDYMEIRLWIGLHSCLQCLILVATDASYIIKYMTRFTEEGFSSLISFIFISDALKKMMSIFNYYPINRDFKPEYITSYRCDCQPPDQMSPLNASSPLGLENISDYSMFNFSALDWNQLSKKECLRFGGSLLGKSCKYVPDLAMLSFILFFGTYSMTISLKKFKASRYFPTKCRTLIADFSIIISILVFCALDYLMSLDTPKLHVPTQIKPTRPDRGWIVMPFGKNPWWMCLASFVPALLVTILIFMDQQITAVIVNRKENKLKKGCGYHLDLFWVGVLMAVCSFMGLPWYVAATVISIAHIDSLKMESESSAPGEQPQFLGVREQRLTGILVFVLTGVSVFLAPVLQYIPMPVLYGVFLYMGVASLHGIQFWERMKLFLMPAKHQPDFVFLRHVPLRRVHLFTLVQITCLAVLWILKSTVAAIIFPVMILGLMVVRKMLDLIFSQHDLAWLDDILPDKDKKKKEDEKKKKEKKKAVKSEEHNNSDEECPKDSLPSVKIPLKPVSPSCCPNPPNSDPSA, from the exons AGACCAGAACCTGATCTCATCAGACACCGACAGATGCTCATCACGCCGCTCGTCTCAACACTACTTCTGTAACAAG ATGGACCATGACTGGCATGGCAGCAGGAGAAGTGGTCACCGCAGCAGACACAATGACGATGAGGATG AGTCGGTCTACATCGGCGTTCCAGTGCCACGGAGCTACAGAAGGAAGCGCAGACATCACAGACACACGTCACGTCATTCCCACGACCGCGACGGCCGGGACAGACACCACAACCGCCACGAACACCCGAACCGAGAGGAGCCATGTGACCCAGATGAAGGAGAGCAGGATTCAAACGAGCTTTCTGACATCAACTCCACCA TGTCCCCTGCTGCTGAGAGACTACGTCACATCCTCAGAGAGGAAGATGAGCCCACACCCACCCTCTTCACTGAGATGGACACATTGCAGCATGAGGGTGGAGAGATGGAGTGGAAAGAGTCTGccag GTGGGTTAAGTTTGAGGAGAAGGTGGAGGAGGGTGGCGAGAGGTGGAGCAAACCGCATGTTTCCACGCTGTCTCTGCACAGTCTGTTTGAGCTGCGCACCTGTCTGCAGACGGGCTGCATCCTGCTGGACCTGGAGGGGTATTCACTGCCGCAGATAGTGG ACGACATCATTGAGAAGCAGGTGCAGGAGGGCCTCATAGCTCCGGAGATCCGTGAGAAGATCAGTTTTGTCCTCTTGCGGAAGCACCGGCACCAGACCAAGAAGCCGATCCACCGCTCCTTGGCGGACATCGGAAAATCCAGCCCGTCCA ACCGCAGTCCGAGCCCGAGTCCTCGCTCTGGGTCGGGTTTCCATCGCTCCACTGAGGACCTGCGAGCTCGTCAGAGCGGCGGCCTCAGCAAACTGC ATCCTTCTCAGTGTCGCAGTATGAATGATATTTCTGTCACACCCAGCACCGACCAG CTGAAGAATAAGTTCATGAAGAAGATCCCCAGAGATGCCGAGGCGTCTAATGTCTTGATTGGAGAAGTGGATTTTTTAGACAAGCCGTTTGTGGCCTTCGTTCGTCTGGCTCAAGCTGCAACACTAGGAGGCCTTACTGAAGTCCCTGTGCCAACAAG gtttCTTTTTGTGCTGCTCGGTCCCAATGGCAAAACCAAATCCTACAACGAGATCGGTCGGGCCATGGCTACGCTCATGGTTGACGAT CTGTTCAGCGACGTGGCCTATAAAGCCAGAGATCGTGAGGACTTGATTGCTGGGATTGATGAGTTTCTGGACGAGGTGATCGTTCTTCCTCCTGGAGAATGGGACCCCAAGATCCGCATCGAACCCCCGAAGAAACTGCCTTCAGCAGAGATGAG gaaGTCTGTTTTCTCTCTGAACGAGCTGGGGCAGGCGAATGGGAACGCTGGAGGAGGTCCGGTGTCTGCAGAAGACGAGGAAATGCCAGCTCCACATGAACTCGGAGAGGAGCTGAAATTCACTGGCCG CTTTTGCGGTGGACTGTGGCTGGACATCAAGCGTAAAGTGCCCTGGGTTCTCAGTGACTTCTACGAGGGCTTCCACCTCCAGTCGGTCTCTGCGGTGCTCTTCATTTACCTGGGCTGCATCACCAATGCTATCACCTTTGGAGGACTGCTGGGGGACGCGACCGACAACTACCAA GGTGTGATGGAAAGCTTTCTGGGCACGGCTTTGGCCGGCGCGGTCTTCTGCTTCTTCAGCGGTCAACCCCTCATCATCCTCAGCTCTACAGGACCCATACTAATCTTTGAAAAGCTGCTGTATGAATTCAGCAT AAACAACGACATCGACTACATGGAGATCCGGCTCTGGATCGGCCTGCactcctgtcttcagtgtctgATCCTGGTGGCCACGGACGCCAGCTACATCATCAAATACATGACACGCTTCACCGAGGAGGGCTTCTCCAGCCTCATCTCCTTCATCTTCATCTCTGACGCCCTTAAGAAAATGATGAGTATCTTCAATTATTACCCCATCAATCGAGACTTCAAGCCAGAGTACATCACCAGCTACAGGTGTGACTGCCAGCCTCCTGATCAAA TGTCTCCACTCAACGCTTCCTCTCCATTAGGCCTAGAAAACATCTCTGACTACTCCATG TTCAACTTCTCTGCTCTGGACTGGAATCAGTTGAGTAAGAAGGAGTGCTTGAGGTTCGGCGGTTCCCTGCTGGGTAAATCCTGCAAATACGTGCCTGATCTGGCCATGCTGTCTTTCATTCTGTTCTTCGGCACGTACTCCATGACCATCTCTCTGAAGAAGTTCAAGGCCAGCCGTTACTTCCCCACGAAG TGTCGCACCTTGATAGCAGATTTTTCCATAATTATATCCATCCTGGTCTTCTGTGCTCTGGATTATTTGATGTCCTTGGATACCCCTAAACTGCATGTGCCCACCCAGATAAAG CCGACGCGGCCGGATCGAGGCTGGATCGTCATGCCCTTTGGGAAGAACCCGTGGTGGATGTGCCTGGCCAGTTTTGTACCCGCTCTGCTGGTCACCATCCTAATCTTCATGGATCAGCAGATCACGGCTGTCATCGTCAAccgaaaagaaaacaaactgaag AAAGGTTGTGGTTATCATCTGGACCTGTTCTGGGTGGGCGTCCTCATGGCCGTCTGCTCCTTCATGGGTTTGCCGTGGTACGTGGCCGCTACAGTCATTTCCATCGCCCACATCGACTCTCTGAAGATGGAGAGCGAGTCCAGCGCTCCTGGAGAGCAGCCGCAGTTTCTCGGTGTGCG GGAACAGAGGCTCACGGGCATACTGGTGTTCGTCCTCACCGGAGTCTCTGTCTTCCTTGCACCAGTACTGCAG TACATCCCTATGCCTGTGCTGTATGGTGTTTTCCTGTACATGGGCGTCGCTTCTCTCCATGGCATTCAG TTCTGGGAGAGGATGAAGCTCTTCCTCATGCCAGCCAAGCACCAGCCAGACTTCGTGTTCCTGCGTCACGTACCCCTGCGGCGCGTACATCTCTTCACTCTGGTGCAGATCACCTGTCTGGCCGTCCTCTGGATCCTCAAGTCCACCGTAGCCGCCATCATTTTCCCCGTCATG ATTCTGGGCCTGATGGTCGTGAGGAAGATGCTGGACCTGATCTTCTCGCAGCATGATCTGGCCTGGCTGGACGACATCCTGCCCGACAAggacaagaagaagaaggaggatgagaagaaaaaaaaagagaagaagaaagcagTAAAGTCAGAGGAACACAACAACAGTGATGAGGAG TGTCCCAAAGACTCTCTCCCGTCAGTGAAGATTCCTCTGAAGCCAGTGAGTCCATCATGTTGTCCAAACCCTCCTAATTCTGACCCCTCTGCCTAA
- the slc4a5b gene encoding electrogenic sodium bicarbonate cotransporter 4 isoform X1: MTSEGEERRSRTRDQNLISSDTDRCSSRRSSQHYFCNKMDHDWHGSRRSGHRSRHNDDEDESVYIGVPVPRSYRRKRRHHRHTSRHSHDRDGRDRHHNRHEHPNREEPCDPDEGEQDSNELSDINSTMSPAAERLRHILREEDEPTPTLFTEMDTLQHEGGEMEWKESARWVKFEEKVEEGGERWSKPHVSTLSLHSLFELRTCLQTGCILLDLEGYSLPQIVDDIIEKQVQEGLIAPEIREKISFVLLRKHRHQTKKPIHRSLADIGKSSPSNRSPSPSPRSGSGFHRSTEDLRARQSGGLSKLHPSQCRSMNDISVTPSTDQLKNKFMKKIPRDAEASNVLIGEVDFLDKPFVAFVRLAQAATLGGLTEVPVPTRFLFVLLGPNGKTKSYNEIGRAMATLMVDDLFSDVAYKARDREDLIAGIDEFLDEVIVLPPGEWDPKIRIEPPKKLPSAEMRKSVFSLNELGQANGNAGGGPVSAEDEEMPAPHELGEELKFTGRFCGGLWLDIKRKVPWVLSDFYEGFHLQSVSAVLFIYLGCITNAITFGGLLGDATDNYQGVMESFLGTALAGAVFCFFSGQPLIILSSTGPILIFEKLLYEFSINNDIDYMEIRLWIGLHSCLQCLILVATDASYIIKYMTRFTEEGFSSLISFIFISDALKKMMSIFNYYPINRDFKPEYITSYRCDCQPPDQMSPLNASSPLGLENISDYSMFNFSALDWNQLSKKECLRFGGSLLGKSCKYVPDLAMLSFILFFGTYSMTISLKKFKASRYFPTKCRTLIADFSIIISILVFCALDYLMSLDTPKLHVPTQIKPTRPDRGWIVMPFGKNPWWMCLASFVPALLVTILIFMDQQITAVIVNRKENKLKKGCGYHLDLFWVGVLMAVCSFMGLPWYVAATVISIAHIDSLKMESESSAPGEQPQFLGVREQRLTGILVFVLTGVSVFLAPVLQVIGTLLLYLNESMLISILSAVLITVCISAQYIPMPVLYGVFLYMGVASLHGIQFWERMKLFLMPAKHQPDFVFLRHVPLRRVHLFTLVQITCLAVLWILKSTVAAIIFPVMILGLMVVRKMLDLIFSQHDLAWLDDILPDKDKKKKEDEKKKKEKKKAVKSEEHNNSDEECPKDSLPSVKIPLKPVSPSCCPNPPNSDPSA; the protein is encoded by the exons AGACCAGAACCTGATCTCATCAGACACCGACAGATGCTCATCACGCCGCTCGTCTCAACACTACTTCTGTAACAAG ATGGACCATGACTGGCATGGCAGCAGGAGAAGTGGTCACCGCAGCAGACACAATGACGATGAGGATG AGTCGGTCTACATCGGCGTTCCAGTGCCACGGAGCTACAGAAGGAAGCGCAGACATCACAGACACACGTCACGTCATTCCCACGACCGCGACGGCCGGGACAGACACCACAACCGCCACGAACACCCGAACCGAGAGGAGCCATGTGACCCAGATGAAGGAGAGCAGGATTCAAACGAGCTTTCTGACATCAACTCCACCA TGTCCCCTGCTGCTGAGAGACTACGTCACATCCTCAGAGAGGAAGATGAGCCCACACCCACCCTCTTCACTGAGATGGACACATTGCAGCATGAGGGTGGAGAGATGGAGTGGAAAGAGTCTGccag GTGGGTTAAGTTTGAGGAGAAGGTGGAGGAGGGTGGCGAGAGGTGGAGCAAACCGCATGTTTCCACGCTGTCTCTGCACAGTCTGTTTGAGCTGCGCACCTGTCTGCAGACGGGCTGCATCCTGCTGGACCTGGAGGGGTATTCACTGCCGCAGATAGTGG ACGACATCATTGAGAAGCAGGTGCAGGAGGGCCTCATAGCTCCGGAGATCCGTGAGAAGATCAGTTTTGTCCTCTTGCGGAAGCACCGGCACCAGACCAAGAAGCCGATCCACCGCTCCTTGGCGGACATCGGAAAATCCAGCCCGTCCA ACCGCAGTCCGAGCCCGAGTCCTCGCTCTGGGTCGGGTTTCCATCGCTCCACTGAGGACCTGCGAGCTCGTCAGAGCGGCGGCCTCAGCAAACTGC ATCCTTCTCAGTGTCGCAGTATGAATGATATTTCTGTCACACCCAGCACCGACCAG CTGAAGAATAAGTTCATGAAGAAGATCCCCAGAGATGCCGAGGCGTCTAATGTCTTGATTGGAGAAGTGGATTTTTTAGACAAGCCGTTTGTGGCCTTCGTTCGTCTGGCTCAAGCTGCAACACTAGGAGGCCTTACTGAAGTCCCTGTGCCAACAAG gtttCTTTTTGTGCTGCTCGGTCCCAATGGCAAAACCAAATCCTACAACGAGATCGGTCGGGCCATGGCTACGCTCATGGTTGACGAT CTGTTCAGCGACGTGGCCTATAAAGCCAGAGATCGTGAGGACTTGATTGCTGGGATTGATGAGTTTCTGGACGAGGTGATCGTTCTTCCTCCTGGAGAATGGGACCCCAAGATCCGCATCGAACCCCCGAAGAAACTGCCTTCAGCAGAGATGAG gaaGTCTGTTTTCTCTCTGAACGAGCTGGGGCAGGCGAATGGGAACGCTGGAGGAGGTCCGGTGTCTGCAGAAGACGAGGAAATGCCAGCTCCACATGAACTCGGAGAGGAGCTGAAATTCACTGGCCG CTTTTGCGGTGGACTGTGGCTGGACATCAAGCGTAAAGTGCCCTGGGTTCTCAGTGACTTCTACGAGGGCTTCCACCTCCAGTCGGTCTCTGCGGTGCTCTTCATTTACCTGGGCTGCATCACCAATGCTATCACCTTTGGAGGACTGCTGGGGGACGCGACCGACAACTACCAA GGTGTGATGGAAAGCTTTCTGGGCACGGCTTTGGCCGGCGCGGTCTTCTGCTTCTTCAGCGGTCAACCCCTCATCATCCTCAGCTCTACAGGACCCATACTAATCTTTGAAAAGCTGCTGTATGAATTCAGCAT AAACAACGACATCGACTACATGGAGATCCGGCTCTGGATCGGCCTGCactcctgtcttcagtgtctgATCCTGGTGGCCACGGACGCCAGCTACATCATCAAATACATGACACGCTTCACCGAGGAGGGCTTCTCCAGCCTCATCTCCTTCATCTTCATCTCTGACGCCCTTAAGAAAATGATGAGTATCTTCAATTATTACCCCATCAATCGAGACTTCAAGCCAGAGTACATCACCAGCTACAGGTGTGACTGCCAGCCTCCTGATCAAA TGTCTCCACTCAACGCTTCCTCTCCATTAGGCCTAGAAAACATCTCTGACTACTCCATG TTCAACTTCTCTGCTCTGGACTGGAATCAGTTGAGTAAGAAGGAGTGCTTGAGGTTCGGCGGTTCCCTGCTGGGTAAATCCTGCAAATACGTGCCTGATCTGGCCATGCTGTCTTTCATTCTGTTCTTCGGCACGTACTCCATGACCATCTCTCTGAAGAAGTTCAAGGCCAGCCGTTACTTCCCCACGAAG TGTCGCACCTTGATAGCAGATTTTTCCATAATTATATCCATCCTGGTCTTCTGTGCTCTGGATTATTTGATGTCCTTGGATACCCCTAAACTGCATGTGCCCACCCAGATAAAG CCGACGCGGCCGGATCGAGGCTGGATCGTCATGCCCTTTGGGAAGAACCCGTGGTGGATGTGCCTGGCCAGTTTTGTACCCGCTCTGCTGGTCACCATCCTAATCTTCATGGATCAGCAGATCACGGCTGTCATCGTCAAccgaaaagaaaacaaactgaag AAAGGTTGTGGTTATCATCTGGACCTGTTCTGGGTGGGCGTCCTCATGGCCGTCTGCTCCTTCATGGGTTTGCCGTGGTACGTGGCCGCTACAGTCATTTCCATCGCCCACATCGACTCTCTGAAGATGGAGAGCGAGTCCAGCGCTCCTGGAGAGCAGCCGCAGTTTCTCGGTGTGCG GGAACAGAGGCTCACGGGCATACTGGTGTTCGTCCTCACCGGAGTCTCTGTCTTCCTTGCACCAGTACTGCAGGTGATCGGAACGCTCTTACTGTACTTGAATGAAAGCATGCTCATTTCTATACTTAGTGCTGTACTAATAACTGTGTGTATTTCTGCGCAGTACATCCCTATGCCTGTGCTGTATGGTGTTTTCCTGTACATGGGCGTCGCTTCTCTCCATGGCATTCAG TTCTGGGAGAGGATGAAGCTCTTCCTCATGCCAGCCAAGCACCAGCCAGACTTCGTGTTCCTGCGTCACGTACCCCTGCGGCGCGTACATCTCTTCACTCTGGTGCAGATCACCTGTCTGGCCGTCCTCTGGATCCTCAAGTCCACCGTAGCCGCCATCATTTTCCCCGTCATG ATTCTGGGCCTGATGGTCGTGAGGAAGATGCTGGACCTGATCTTCTCGCAGCATGATCTGGCCTGGCTGGACGACATCCTGCCCGACAAggacaagaagaagaaggaggatgagaagaaaaaaaaagagaagaagaaagcagTAAAGTCAGAGGAACACAACAACAGTGATGAGGAG TGTCCCAAAGACTCTCTCCCGTCAGTGAAGATTCCTCTGAAGCCAGTGAGTCCATCATGTTGTCCAAACCCTCCTAATTCTGACCCCTCTGCCTAA
- the slc4a5b gene encoding electrogenic sodium bicarbonate cotransporter 4 isoform X4 encodes MTSEGEERRSRTRDQNLISSDTDRCSSRRSSQHYFCNKMDHDWHGSRRSGHRSRHNDDEDESVYIGVPVPRSYRRKRRHHRHTSRHSHDRDGRDRHHNRHEHPNREEPCDPDEGEQDSNELSDINSTMSPAAERLRHILREEDEPTPTLFTEMDTLQHEGGEMEWKESARWVKFEEKVEEGGERWSKPHVSTLSLHSLFELRTCLQTGCILLDLEGYSLPQIVDDIIEKQVQEGLIAPEIREKISFVLLRKHRHQTKKPIHRSLADIGKSSPSNPSQCRSMNDISVTPSTDQLKNKFMKKIPRDAEASNVLIGEVDFLDKPFVAFVRLAQAATLGGLTEVPVPTRFLFVLLGPNGKTKSYNEIGRAMATLMVDDLFSDVAYKARDREDLIAGIDEFLDEVIVLPPGEWDPKIRIEPPKKLPSAEMRKSVFSLNELGQANGNAGGGPVSAEDEEMPAPHELGEELKFTGRFCGGLWLDIKRKVPWVLSDFYEGFHLQSVSAVLFIYLGCITNAITFGGLLGDATDNYQGVMESFLGTALAGAVFCFFSGQPLIILSSTGPILIFEKLLYEFSINNDIDYMEIRLWIGLHSCLQCLILVATDASYIIKYMTRFTEEGFSSLISFIFISDALKKMMSIFNYYPINRDFKPEYITSYRCDCQPPDQMSPLNASSPLGLENISDYSMFNFSALDWNQLSKKECLRFGGSLLGKSCKYVPDLAMLSFILFFGTYSMTISLKKFKASRYFPTKCRTLIADFSIIISILVFCALDYLMSLDTPKLHVPTQIKPTRPDRGWIVMPFGKNPWWMCLASFVPALLVTILIFMDQQITAVIVNRKENKLKKGCGYHLDLFWVGVLMAVCSFMGLPWYVAATVISIAHIDSLKMESESSAPGEQPQFLGVREQRLTGILVFVLTGVSVFLAPVLQVIGTLLLYLNESMLISILSAVLITVCISAQYIPMPVLYGVFLYMGVASLHGIQFWERMKLFLMPAKHQPDFVFLRHVPLRRVHLFTLVQITCLAVLWILKSTVAAIIFPVMILGLMVVRKMLDLIFSQHDLAWLDDILPDKDKKKKEDEKKKKEKKKAVKSEEHNNSDEECPKDSLPSVKIPLKPVSPSCCPNPPNSDPSA; translated from the exons AGACCAGAACCTGATCTCATCAGACACCGACAGATGCTCATCACGCCGCTCGTCTCAACACTACTTCTGTAACAAG ATGGACCATGACTGGCATGGCAGCAGGAGAAGTGGTCACCGCAGCAGACACAATGACGATGAGGATG AGTCGGTCTACATCGGCGTTCCAGTGCCACGGAGCTACAGAAGGAAGCGCAGACATCACAGACACACGTCACGTCATTCCCACGACCGCGACGGCCGGGACAGACACCACAACCGCCACGAACACCCGAACCGAGAGGAGCCATGTGACCCAGATGAAGGAGAGCAGGATTCAAACGAGCTTTCTGACATCAACTCCACCA TGTCCCCTGCTGCTGAGAGACTACGTCACATCCTCAGAGAGGAAGATGAGCCCACACCCACCCTCTTCACTGAGATGGACACATTGCAGCATGAGGGTGGAGAGATGGAGTGGAAAGAGTCTGccag GTGGGTTAAGTTTGAGGAGAAGGTGGAGGAGGGTGGCGAGAGGTGGAGCAAACCGCATGTTTCCACGCTGTCTCTGCACAGTCTGTTTGAGCTGCGCACCTGTCTGCAGACGGGCTGCATCCTGCTGGACCTGGAGGGGTATTCACTGCCGCAGATAGTGG ACGACATCATTGAGAAGCAGGTGCAGGAGGGCCTCATAGCTCCGGAGATCCGTGAGAAGATCAGTTTTGTCCTCTTGCGGAAGCACCGGCACCAGACCAAGAAGCCGATCCACCGCTCCTTGGCGGACATCGGAAAATCCAGCCCGTCCA ATCCTTCTCAGTGTCGCAGTATGAATGATATTTCTGTCACACCCAGCACCGACCAG CTGAAGAATAAGTTCATGAAGAAGATCCCCAGAGATGCCGAGGCGTCTAATGTCTTGATTGGAGAAGTGGATTTTTTAGACAAGCCGTTTGTGGCCTTCGTTCGTCTGGCTCAAGCTGCAACACTAGGAGGCCTTACTGAAGTCCCTGTGCCAACAAG gtttCTTTTTGTGCTGCTCGGTCCCAATGGCAAAACCAAATCCTACAACGAGATCGGTCGGGCCATGGCTACGCTCATGGTTGACGAT CTGTTCAGCGACGTGGCCTATAAAGCCAGAGATCGTGAGGACTTGATTGCTGGGATTGATGAGTTTCTGGACGAGGTGATCGTTCTTCCTCCTGGAGAATGGGACCCCAAGATCCGCATCGAACCCCCGAAGAAACTGCCTTCAGCAGAGATGAG gaaGTCTGTTTTCTCTCTGAACGAGCTGGGGCAGGCGAATGGGAACGCTGGAGGAGGTCCGGTGTCTGCAGAAGACGAGGAAATGCCAGCTCCACATGAACTCGGAGAGGAGCTGAAATTCACTGGCCG CTTTTGCGGTGGACTGTGGCTGGACATCAAGCGTAAAGTGCCCTGGGTTCTCAGTGACTTCTACGAGGGCTTCCACCTCCAGTCGGTCTCTGCGGTGCTCTTCATTTACCTGGGCTGCATCACCAATGCTATCACCTTTGGAGGACTGCTGGGGGACGCGACCGACAACTACCAA GGTGTGATGGAAAGCTTTCTGGGCACGGCTTTGGCCGGCGCGGTCTTCTGCTTCTTCAGCGGTCAACCCCTCATCATCCTCAGCTCTACAGGACCCATACTAATCTTTGAAAAGCTGCTGTATGAATTCAGCAT AAACAACGACATCGACTACATGGAGATCCGGCTCTGGATCGGCCTGCactcctgtcttcagtgtctgATCCTGGTGGCCACGGACGCCAGCTACATCATCAAATACATGACACGCTTCACCGAGGAGGGCTTCTCCAGCCTCATCTCCTTCATCTTCATCTCTGACGCCCTTAAGAAAATGATGAGTATCTTCAATTATTACCCCATCAATCGAGACTTCAAGCCAGAGTACATCACCAGCTACAGGTGTGACTGCCAGCCTCCTGATCAAA TGTCTCCACTCAACGCTTCCTCTCCATTAGGCCTAGAAAACATCTCTGACTACTCCATG TTCAACTTCTCTGCTCTGGACTGGAATCAGTTGAGTAAGAAGGAGTGCTTGAGGTTCGGCGGTTCCCTGCTGGGTAAATCCTGCAAATACGTGCCTGATCTGGCCATGCTGTCTTTCATTCTGTTCTTCGGCACGTACTCCATGACCATCTCTCTGAAGAAGTTCAAGGCCAGCCGTTACTTCCCCACGAAG TGTCGCACCTTGATAGCAGATTTTTCCATAATTATATCCATCCTGGTCTTCTGTGCTCTGGATTATTTGATGTCCTTGGATACCCCTAAACTGCATGTGCCCACCCAGATAAAG CCGACGCGGCCGGATCGAGGCTGGATCGTCATGCCCTTTGGGAAGAACCCGTGGTGGATGTGCCTGGCCAGTTTTGTACCCGCTCTGCTGGTCACCATCCTAATCTTCATGGATCAGCAGATCACGGCTGTCATCGTCAAccgaaaagaaaacaaactgaag AAAGGTTGTGGTTATCATCTGGACCTGTTCTGGGTGGGCGTCCTCATGGCCGTCTGCTCCTTCATGGGTTTGCCGTGGTACGTGGCCGCTACAGTCATTTCCATCGCCCACATCGACTCTCTGAAGATGGAGAGCGAGTCCAGCGCTCCTGGAGAGCAGCCGCAGTTTCTCGGTGTGCG GGAACAGAGGCTCACGGGCATACTGGTGTTCGTCCTCACCGGAGTCTCTGTCTTCCTTGCACCAGTACTGCAGGTGATCGGAACGCTCTTACTGTACTTGAATGAAAGCATGCTCATTTCTATACTTAGTGCTGTACTAATAACTGTGTGTATTTCTGCGCAGTACATCCCTATGCCTGTGCTGTATGGTGTTTTCCTGTACATGGGCGTCGCTTCTCTCCATGGCATTCAG TTCTGGGAGAGGATGAAGCTCTTCCTCATGCCAGCCAAGCACCAGCCAGACTTCGTGTTCCTGCGTCACGTACCCCTGCGGCGCGTACATCTCTTCACTCTGGTGCAGATCACCTGTCTGGCCGTCCTCTGGATCCTCAAGTCCACCGTAGCCGCCATCATTTTCCCCGTCATG ATTCTGGGCCTGATGGTCGTGAGGAAGATGCTGGACCTGATCTTCTCGCAGCATGATCTGGCCTGGCTGGACGACATCCTGCCCGACAAggacaagaagaagaaggaggatgagaagaaaaaaaaagagaagaagaaagcagTAAAGTCAGAGGAACACAACAACAGTGATGAGGAG TGTCCCAAAGACTCTCTCCCGTCAGTGAAGATTCCTCTGAAGCCAGTGAGTCCATCATGTTGTCCAAACCCTCCTAATTCTGACCCCTCTGCCTAA